The Vigna angularis cultivar LongXiaoDou No.4 chromosome 9, ASM1680809v1, whole genome shotgun sequence DNA window TTTTCTCAAGTTTTCCAACGCTCTTTGTCTTAGAATTTTCTCCAAGTCATCATCATTCACCTTAGCATCAAAAGTCTCGCTTGTTTCCTTAGCAGATTCACTTGTCCCGGCACTATATACTCTATTGTCATTGTAGCTCTTATCTCTAACTCCGGGCTCTACAAAGTTAAGATCAACATTCATATCTCCTACCTCATTCTCAACACTTAATTTCTCTTCTGAAGCAAGATGCGTATGAAGATCCAACTGTTTTCTAGTGCCCCCATCATTAGTGTCGTCACTTCCACACGGGTAATCAAGATCGTTAGCACTCTCCTCTCTGGTTTCATTTCTACACAATTCCTCATATTCTTCCGCTGCTTTTGTGACAGTAATAACTGATCGGAGCTGCCTGGAATTCTTCTGACCTGCACGTTTCTCCTTAGTAGCTTCATAACTATTTTCACtactacaagaagaagaacttCTAGCCCTGTATCTACTACTtctttcacttccacttcttctcaaTCTTCtgtctttctctttcctttccGATCTTCCTCTCTGGTTCTTATATCGATTGTCACCACTGCTAGCACTCCCATCCTGGCATGTGGAGCAACTTTGTGATGTGTCACTCATCAAATCTACACTTGCTTCTCTCCTAATATTTTTCTTCTGGGAAGGTTTCTTCCTCACCTCATCACGTTCATGTTTCCTCtttgccttttttttcttcctaacATAATGAGAGTCCTCACTGCTGTCACGGTAGTAAGATCGTTCCTGAGCCTTCCTCTTACGACCTTTCACATGCTTTCTTGTACGAGACCtatctctttttcttctgtAACTATCTTCAGAACTAGAGGATGCTGATGTGTCCAAACTTCTTGAATCATCAGAGTCATAACTCGAAAGAGAAACCTCGCGACGGTGAACCTTCTTGGATTTATTTTTCCTACTCTTCTTAATTCTACTGCTTACCTTGGCCTAAACCATCAAATTAGGCACAAAATCAAGATAAATTTACATTTGTTATGACAAAAAGTAGAAAAATCCATACTCTGGTTAAATCAATCCACTCAACACACCACACACTCTTAGGTTGGAGTACTCAACAaccaaatcaaatttaaataatcaaaacacTTCCaatgaaggaaaagaaaaccaTAACCACAGGAAAAGGAAAACATTATAGTCAGTTTCATGATTCACACAAATTGACAAATTTCAGTTCACAGACGCAAGTaataacagaaacaaaaatattcgtTTATTTTTcctgaaaattaaattaatgagaTTGTCTTGACATAAATccgaaatataaaattacacagtttaatttaaaatccaaACAATAATAAGAAACATGAGAGTACCTTGGATAATTTCTTAGAACGTTTCCTCTTGCGCGAAGAGGAGGATTTCTCCATTGCAGCGACCTGCAAAATCAAACTTCtacaaaaaggaaaagaaattgaggAAGAAAGAGTGGGAGAGGAAAGAGTGTACACAaaaaagatgaatttatagAGGGAAACGTGGGAAAAGCAAAAGATGAATTCAAAATCGATGCTTTTTTGTTAACCACCAAACCCAATTGCTCAATCTCTCTTGCAATCCAAACTAAACTTCGATCTGTGCCCCCTTAGGTAAAACTAACTATTTGGCCAAATGGGTTTTGTTTGCTTTATATGGGAATATTCATCTTCATAGCTGCTATATAATAATCTTAACTCTAcaaaataataagatttataGTAACAGAAACAATCTTTTTGAACATGTGTAAAGATAAGAGAAATTGAGTATTAGTAGTTATTAttcttaaaagtatttttatgtTGTTGAGAATATCTTTGTACAAAAAATAGATATTTCTTTAAGTTATTTTCTACAAGAATGATTGTGTAAagaatatttagatttttttttaaataacaattaaatataataattgagtAGAGGCTACAAgtaattaaagaataaattacTGTAATCCTTATTATTATTGGAATTAGGAGATTCTtcaagaataaataaataaataaatgtaattttgatggttggaagaataaatataaaagtattagGTGTATCACTCACTTATCATTTTCCtacttcaataaaaaatttttttacaaagatcttttatttgtctttaaaaaagtttttagaTGCAAACAAAAATCAAACCTTTCATGTGTTACTTTTACCCTAAtaatcctttgattttttttatattatttttgtcctctaaaatttaaacatatttttttaagatcaaTAATGACAGTTCAAACTTATAATTGTAAAAAGTTgattagatatatatattttatttattattactaatagaAAAAATCTAAAAAGATGTTCAGATATtgaaaatatctaaaatatatgTGTAATATAATGTTAATTATGTATCTAACTAGAATtacttttaacaataaaattcaCATGTTAAATCATCATctacattactttttttttaatcatcattgttaacaaaattcaaagttctaaaaatatattgaacttttataaaaaaaaagtgggatatatttaatattttaggaattcaacgaGGATACAAAAGTTATTTTATCCTTATATAAACTATGTTTAagtgtaaattatttttattaaaaatacatatattttttctattaaaaaatgtcttcttaatttatatatatatttacaagttataaaaagtataaagatatatcttttattaaaattaacctCCTTTTGaccattttaactttttaataaaagtttttttcaATAATCCATAATCACACAATTATCCAAATTAAATTGATTCAAACTATCAAACCAAGTCAAAATCATACTATGTAAACACACATATGATAACATGTGGAACACACATGTAATGCATGGTTAAACCatacaaaaagaagaaaatgatggaTCTAACTTCCACATAATTCATTGTGAAATTAATGGGAAATGATAGTTTAATCATCTCAATTTATAATGTTAAAGCTTCAATGACTTCGCTTAATTCACACGAATCAATCTCtttttttaccatttaaatttttcaataaaagtttCTTTCATAAtccttaattatattaaattaaattcattcaaattatCATATTAAGTCAAAATCATATGATGTAAACACACATGGTAACAATATATAGATACATTATTAAACCATACAAGAAGAAGTAAAGGAAAAATGTAACTTTCTGACAATTCATggtaaaatttgataaaaactGATAGTTTAATCATCTCAATTCATAATATTAAagctttaataattttttcttcatttcctAGGAATcaatctctcttttttttcactattttaactttctaataaaaatctCTTATGATAATTCATAATcacattaaattatatcattaaGACTATCAcaccaaatcaaaattatataacataaatacataacaacaaataaaaaaaacatataaacaccatttattatattaataaatctGTATAGTCATTTGATATTAATAAAGTttgatcaaaataataaaatcatatttaaaccAAATTGACGAAGGAAACATGGAACTGATTTTAGAACTTTGGTTTTTCCTTTACTTTcctatatattaaagaaaaagaaaaaaaagaaaaaagacatgTAATGGATGTGAGACAAATTCTTCTGGTTACCCACAGGATATTTTCCAGAAACAACCATCCTTCCTTACATTCTATACcttgttaatttatttgttgCACAACATATTGCCCATTATCAATAGCATTCTCGAACTGAAACTGTGAACACTACTGAAATCACTGCCATATTCTATATATCAGAATCAGATGTTGCATTCCCAGTGTCACCACTTTCTCTTCCCACTCTCACTCTCATCCACACTCACACACCATAAACCCCCTCACTCCCTTCTTCCACCCATTCATCACAAACGCACCATTCTCCACTCCGTTTCAGTTTCAGCCCTTCCTCCTTGGCTAGCTCAACTCGCTGATGCCGCAGATGTTAACACAGAGGGACCAATTGAGCTACCCCTGTCTTCCACCCCTTCCATCTTCGCCACCGACGACGAGCCTTCTCCCATTCAAGTCGCTTCCAGTATTCTCCTTACTGGTGCCATCTCCGTCTTCCTATTTCGCGCCCTCCGCCGCAGAGCTCAACGTGTCAAACAAGCCGTAAGCGCACCCTtccctcttctttctttttcattctaagTTTCTGGGTAAGAAAATAATTGTCTTTTTTAGGATAATATGTTTTGTATAGCTGTCTGTTGTCAGTTGAGTTTCGATTTGACTTCGGAGCATGTGGTATGCAAAGTTTCCATTtgttttttgcttgaaaaaattaaaaatgtcacTTTGACTACTTATAAAgtagttattataatatataattgtatgaGAATGGAAGTGTgcatttcaattaaattatagaTATTGGAGATTATATGGACAAAATAGAGTATATAACATTTGATAAATAGTGGgaattttgttagttttttgGGATTGAGTTAACAAAGTTCAAATTCTTATATAGTATCGGAATATATTTGAGTTGTTGGGCATATCGGACCATGTCCAGTTTTACAAATTTCATGTTATAAGGAATGCTCAGTTTTTTTGTATGAAGGGGTGTGTTAGAGattctatattaattagtgATATGGTTAGAATAATGTACAGAAGTGGTGAATATGTGAGTTAGTCTTTTAGGTTGATTTAGGCTCAAACCCAAATTCTAAtactagaaagaaaaaaaatgatcttTTAAT harbors:
- the LOC108318879 gene encoding uncharacterized protein LOC108318879 isoform X2, encoding MEKSSSSRKRKRSKKLSKAKVSSRIKKSRKNKSKKVHRREVSLSSYDSDDSRSLDTSASSSSEDSYRRKRDRSRTRKHVKGRKRKAQERSYYRDSSEDSHYVRKKKKAKRKHERDEVRKKPSQKKNIRREASVDLMSDTSQSCSTCQDGSASSGDNRYKNQRGRSERKEKDRRLRRSGSERSSRYRARSSSSCSSENSYEATKEKRAGQKNSRQLRSVITVTKAAEEYEELCRNETREESANDLDYPCGSDDTNDGGTRKQLDLHTHLASEEKLSVENEVGDMNVDLNFVEPGVRDKSYNDNRVYSAGTSESAKETSETFDAKVNDDDLEKILRQRALENLRKFRSEMQSNAKAPDQTNKIISQVKPPIADKLELVQGACLRDNEVILDSNKDISPSAKYDLASAPEKVIDHHSGTLTESTNFNATNVELTKQTQNQCLDSFQTPASHESTNAKLLVTEGDVVRNAAKTPQAAIQSINNIRDADVSSVENKSNKLQVESNQDSQFEKKTMNVMRDGEMVQVSYKVYIPKKVPALARRQLKR
- the LOC108318879 gene encoding uncharacterized protein LOC108318879 isoform X1 gives rise to the protein MEKSSSSRKRKRSKKLSKAKVSSRIKKSRKNKSKKVHRREVSLSSYDSDDSRSLDTSASSSSEDSYRRKRDRSRTRKHVKGRKRKAQERSYYRDSSEDSHYVRKKKKAKRKHERDEVRKKPSQKKNIRREASVDLMSDTSQSCSTCQDGSASSGDNRYKNQRGRSERKEKDRRLRRSGSERSSRYRARSSSSCSSENSYEATKEKRAGQKNSRQLRSVITVTKAAEEYEELCRNETREESANDLDYPCGSDDTNDGGTRKQLDLHTHLASEEKLSVENEVGDMNVDLNFVEPGVRDKSYNDNRVYSAGTSESAKETSETFDAKVNDDDLEKILRQRALENLRKFRSEMQSNAKAPDQTNKIISQVKPPIADKLELVQGKSVVNNAVVGTKVDKQTPGEETNLFVGRRNLGACLRDNEVILDSNKDISPSAKYDLASAPEKVIDHHSGTLTESTNFNATNVELTKQTQNQCLDSFQTPASHESTNAKLLVTEGDVVRNAAKTPQAAIQSINNIRDADVSSVENKSNKLQVESNQDSQFEKKTMNVMRDGEMVQVSYKVYIPKKVPALARRQLKR